The Paenibacillus sp. FSL W8-0426 region TGATTTTTAAGTAAACAACGAGGTGAAGACAAGGTGACGATACAATGGTTTCCAGGTCATATGACCCGAGCCAGACGCCAGATTCAGGATAAGTTAAAGCTGATTGACGTGGTCATCGAACTGCTGGATGCCCGTCTGCCTGTCTCCAGCCGCAATCCGATGATTGACGAAATTTTGCAGGGCAAGCCAAGAATGATTTTGCTGAACAAAGCCGATCTGGCCGATCCGAAAGTGACGCAAGAATGGATTGCCTATTTCAAAGAGGAAGGCATTACTGCATTTCCCGTAGATGCCTCGACAGGCACCAATGTGAAGGATATTCCGGCACAGGCCCGATTGCTGCTGAAAGAAAAGATCGAACGCCAGTTGGCCAAAGGTATGAACCCCAGAGCTATCCGCGCCTTGATCGTGGGCATTCCGAACGTCGGCAAATCGACGCTGATCAACCGGCTTGCCGGACGCAACATTGCGGCAACGGGGGATCGTCCGGGCGTGACCAAAGGGCAGCAATGGATCAAGGTTGGCAAGGAAATGGAATTGCTGGATACACCGGGCATTTTGTGGCCCAAATTTGAGGATCAGAACGTCGGTTATCGCTTGGCGGTAACGGGGGCCATCAAAGAAGAAATTTTGAATGCCGAAGATATCGCCTTTTTTGCCATCGGCTATCTCATGCGTTATTACTGGGAGGCACTTGAAGAGCGTTTTGATCTGCAGGAGTTCTCGCGGAATGCGGACGAGTCGGATGACGTCATTGCCATCATGGAACAGGTCGGACGCAAACGCGGCTGCATCGTCAGCGGCGGGCGCGTGGATCTGGAAAAGGCGTCCCGAACGTTCCTGCGGGAGCTGCGTGCAGGCAAAATGGGGCGGTACTCGATGGAAGCACCATACTAAACCATATGCAAGATGCCGAAAGAATCGGCCGTTACCGGATTGTCGGGAACGGCCGATTTTTGCGTTTTATATTCCCCGGGGCTCTCGATCCGGTCTGACAGATCGAGCGTAAATTCAAATAGGGGCAGATTTTGTTCGGCAGGCTTGCAAAAGATGGAAATGGGTCTTACATATATTCAGCGTATTTCCATGCATGGTATGATGAAGAGCAGGGCTGTTCGTGGGAACGAGGGACAGGATATATTCAATTTTAAGCATAAGTGACCGATAAAATAAGAAATTGATCGTGACGGGATGAACGGGCAGAACGAGTCTGGAGAAGCGAGGCATTGCCTAAAACGTTCTGAAGGAAATCTGCATCGGAAGCGGCTGCCGATCCCCGGACTCCCCTTTAAACCATATTTTGTGAAAACAATTGAAAGGATATGGCGTCTAAAGAAAATAGGGTGCCGTAACCGCATATATGATTTGCCAGGAACAAGCATGGGCAGAGGAGAGGATATGAAGTGACTGAAAATATGGAGTTTGACGAGCTGATTCATCAGCATGCCCGAACTGAACCCGCACATAACGATGCAGACAGCGATTCGACGGACTTGCTGTTCTATGAACGGGAATATTGGGCAAGCGGTTTTGAACACATTGCCGGCATCGATGAGGTGGGGCGCGGCTGCCTGTTCGGGGACGTGGTCACTGCGGCGGTGATTTTGCCGCTAGGACTGATTCTGGAGGGCGTGAACGATTCGAAAAAGCTGTCCGAGAAAAAACGCGATGCCTTGTATGAAATCATCATGGAAAACGCAGTGTCCGTCGGGGTAGGATTCGTGGACGCGGAAACGATTGATCGCATCAATATCAAGCAGGCGACCAGGCTGGCCATGAAGCGGGCTGTTGATGCGCTTGACCAGACGCCGGACTATTTGCTGGTGGACGCCGAAAAAGTGGATGTTCAGATCCCGCAGTTGTCGATCGTTAAAGGGGACGCGAACAGCCAATCCATCGCGGCAGCGTCCATTATAGCCAAGGTGACCCGCGATCGGCTGTGCCAAGGGGAATGGAACAGGTTATATCCGGACTATGGTTTGGCTGTACATAAGGGCTACGCCACGAAATTTCATCGGGAGCAAATCATGCTTCTTGGCGCTACGCCAATGCATCGCAGAAGCTTCTTGGGCAATTTGATCGGGGAGCAGCCTACATTGTTTTAATCTAGAAGCACGAAAGGAGGGGGAATCATGAATATCAGCTCGATGATTCGCGGAATTTTAGGGGATAGCAAGCCTGGAAATGCCAAGCCGCTTGAACTCAAGGAAGGCCAAGTGGTACGGGGGTCGGTCGTCAGCGTCTCGGAGGACGGCGGAGATGCCGTCCTGCAAATTCAGGGAGTTCAGGTGCGGGCAAAGCTGGAAACACCGCTTCGTGCGGGTGAAACGACGCTGCTGCAAGTGCAGCCGCCCGGTGAAAACGGCATGACGGTGATGAAGCCGCTGGCCGGTTCGTTGTCTGAACTGCCGCAGGCTTCCATGAATCAATTGCTGCAGGACGTAGGCCTGCCGGACACAAAAGGCAATCGGGAGCTGCTGATCGCGATGCAGCGCAGCGGATTGCCCTTGACCAAGGATAATGTGACCCTGGTTCAAAACATGCTTGCGGCCAAACCCGCCCAAGTTCCGGCAGAGGAATGGGTTCAGGCGACGGGAATTGCATTTCAGAGAGGATTGCCGGTGACGGCGGAAACGGTCAAAGGATTGCATCAGGCCGTGTTTGGGCCGCCGCTGCATCAACTGTTAAGCGGTTTGACGGAGCAGCTCGAATCAATGTTGTCGCAGATGTCTGGCAAAACGCCGGGGAAGAATGGAGAGGCGAACGGCAAGGTTGTGGCTCCGACGACGGCTGCACCGATGACGGGCAGTGCGGAAGCTGCGGATAACGGGACCGCAGCAGGCGGAAGTCGCGCTGCCGGAGGACCGGCTGCGGCAGCGCAACAGGCGGGGGCGGCTCCGGCGGGCGCGGCGACAACGGTAAATGGAGCCGGAGAGGCTCCGGCAGCTGCGGCGAAGCCGGGGACGCAGCCGGGCGTGCCCGGGACCGAAGCCGGAGGCGCGAAGGCAGGGACGGTGGCCGGCGGCACTGAGAACGCCGGCAAAGGCGGTATTCCGGCAGGCACCGGAATACCGGGATCGAGTCCGCAAGATATGGATGCGGACTCGCCGGGGTTGGGCCGTCCGGCGGGAACCGGGACGGCAGGTGAAGCAGCTGGCCGCGTGATCGACGGCCAGGCCGGGGCGGCCGGGCGTGCAGCCGGCCGCGGGGAAGGGCCTGCCGCAGCCGGGGCAGGCCCGGTATCGCCTGCTGCGGCGCAGGCAGCGCCAGCAGCGCCTACGGCAGCGGAGCTGGCGCCCCGGCTGCTGGCGCTGCTGGATGCGCTGCGCGGCGCATCCACGGCCGCACCGGCACAGCCAGGTGCGGCGTCCCAGGCCGCCCCTGCCGCGCAGCAGGGCGGCCAAGCGGCTGCGGCTGCCGGAGGCTCGCCGCAGCCCGTGCCAGCCGGCGCGGATGCGCCGCCGGCTGGCCCCGCCGCAGCCCCTGCGGGCGCTGCGGCAGGGCACGCGCCTGTCACCCACGAGGGGGACCCGTGGGTGGGGCGCGTGCTGAAGCTGCTCGGTGCGGAGCACGAGCAGCAGGCCGTGCACGGCGCGGCTGCGCAAGCGCGCGCCGGAGAGGCGGCGAGTCCGGCTGGCGCGGACTCGCTGAAGGGCCTGCTGCTGCAGCTTGCAAGCAGCGATGGAGCTCCGGCGGCTCTGAAGGATGCCGCCGTCCAAGCCGTTCAATATCTTACCGGTCAGCAGCTGCTGCTGACGACGGACCGGAATTCTACGTTTGCGCAGATGCACTGGTTTATCCCGATAATCGGTCCCGACGGTGAAGAGACGGCTTCCGTACAAATCCAGTCCCGCCGGGGACAACGCGGCGAGCTGGATGCAGCAAATTGCCGGCTGTGGTTTGACCTCAACATGAAAAACCTTGGTCCTACGCTCGTGGACGTACAGGTCGTTAACCATATCGTCAGTTTGCGGGTACTTAACGATCGGGAAGGGATGGGACCGCTGCTGGAAGGCGGACGACAACTCATCCATCAGGCGCTTGATCAGCTGGGGTATCAGCTGCTAAGCTTCCGGACGGAGCCTTGGCCTGCAGATAAAGAGCCTGGAGGCGAACGGAAAATTAGCGCTTCGGATTATAGTCCTGACCGGTACAAAGGGGTGGACGTGAAAATATGAAGGATGAGGTTCAGCCCACGGGGTTGTCCAAAAAAGCCGTTGCGCTGAAATACATTCCGGGAGAGACGGATGCTCCCGTTGTTGTAGCCAAAGGACGAGGCAAAGTTGCGGAAGCCATTCTGGAAAAGGCAAAAGAAAACGGGGTTCCCGTTCAGGAGGACGCCGCCCTGGTGGAAGTGTTGTCCAAACTCGATTTGGACGAGCAGATTCCTGCCGAGCTGTATCAACTGGTGGCGGAAATATTGACTTATATTTACCGTGCCGATCGAATGGCTTCTGCGCAAGAGGATGGAGACGCATGGTAAACGACAAGTCGAATCCATCCAAGGCAATCAGGCTTACGCGCCAACAAAAAGGCAGAATTGGAGAAGAGGCGGCTTTAGCTTGGCTCAAGGAGCAAGGATACCTGATTCTGGAACGCAATTGGCGTTGTCGAAGCGGCGAGATTGATATCATCGCGCAAATGGATGGGCTGGTCATTTTTGTGGAAGTACGGAGTCGAAGCCATGTCTCCAAATTCGGAACGCCCCTAGAATCGGTAGATGCCCGTAAAATGCAGCAGGTTCGTTCAACGGCTGCGGTTTATCTGCAAAGCCGGGAGACGGCATCTCAGCCGCAAGTTCGTTTTGACGTGGTCGCTGTGATGCTGGATCATCGCGGAACGACCGTTTCGGTGAATCATATCGTCAATGCGTTCTGAGAGGCCATGGTGTGACCAAGCGGCACATACGCATAAGAGAATTTGATAGAGGCATGTCCGAGGCAGAATCCTTGTCACTCGGACCAAGCCTCTTTTTGTTGTAGGTATTTTGAATATGCTCGCTGGCTGGGTGTATAATGGAGCAGCATGGCGTACGATTTAAAAAACAGGAAATGATCTCGCATATTTGATTGCCGGACTTCGATCTCAAACCCATTACCATATCATTGGCAGGAGGTATCCTATTTTTATGAACCATTCCATTCAAACCCATAACGTTGTAAGAGAGACCATTCAAAACCGCCGTACCGTCAAAAAATTCAAACAAGAAGCGGTTCCGACTTCCACGATCGTTGAGCTGCTGGACACGGCCGTGTGGGCACCGAACCACAAATTGCGGGAGCCATGGAGATTTGTGCTTTTCAACGGCGAGGGCAAACAGAAGCTTGCCGATGCCATCGATGCAGAGATGGGCGAAGACAACAAGTTTTCGGCCAATATCAAACAAGTGCCTGCCGTGCTTCTGGTAGTATTGAAAGAGGACCCAAGGCAAAACGTATGGGACGAGGATTTCGCAGCCGTGAGTGCACTGGTGCAAAACTTTATGCTGGCCGCCTGGAGTGAGGAAATCGGAACGTTCTGGGTAACGAAGCCGTTCCTTTACGCTCCGAAATTCCGCGAATTATTGGATATTGAGCCGGGGGAAAAAATTATCGGTATGGTTTATCTCGGGTATCCCGAAGTGATTCCACCTGCCCGGGAGCGGACGCCGGCCAAAGAAAAATTAACGCTGTTCGAATAATCTTCGCGAAGGCGATGAGAATAGTGTAACAGCTTCTACTGCTGAGTCTCATTGGTTAAACGCGCAAATCATAATTAGCCCCAGCTTTCTAGCAGCCTTCGGTCATGAAGGTTTCATAAAGCAAGGGGCTTTTTTGCGTTGAATTTTCCTGGGTTAAGCCTTGTATCCCTTCAAATCAAAACAGGTTCATATCCAACTGCCGATATTGAATGGCTTCAGCGACATGTGCCGTCAAGATGACGCCTTCGTGATCGAGATCGGCGATCGTTTGCGCCATTTTGATGATCCGGTCATGGGCGCGCATGCTTAAATGCAATGCTTGCAACGTATGCTGCAACAACTGCTCTGCTTCTTCAGGCAGCCGTACAGAACGCCGAAGCAGCCTGCCGGAAAGCTGGCTGTTCCAGCGAATGCCGCTTCCGGCATAGCGTTTTGCCTGGATTTGATGGGCACGCACGACATTGGCCTGCATTTCGGCGGATGTGGGAGAAGGCGCAGAATGTTTCCATTCGCCGGGTGGCGGCACTTCAATCTGAAGGTCGATTCGATCCAGCAGCGGTCCGGAAATTTTGGCACGGTAAGCCGCGACGCGAGACGGAGGGCAGATGCAGCGTTGTTCCTCGCCTCTGGCGGTTAAATACCCGCACGGACATGGGTTCATGGAACAAGCGAGCATGAACTGGGCAGGGAAGGTGAAGGCAGCCCTCGCCCGGCTTATGGTCACCTTATGATCCTCGAGCGGCTGCCGCAACACTTCAAGCACCTGACGATGAAATTCCGGAAGCTCGTCAAGAAACAGAATGCCCCTGTGGGCCAAACTGACTTCTCCGGGCTTGGGTATGCCGCTTCCTCCAATCAAACCCGACGTCGATATCGTATGATGGGGCGAACGGTAGGGCCGTTCTGTCACAAGTCCCGATGCGGCTTCTTTCAGTTTGCCCGCAGCGCTCAAAATTTTGGTCACTTCCAGCGCTTCTTCGTCAGATAATGGCGGGAGGATGGTTGGAAGCCGCTTGATCAGCATCGTTTTGCCCGTCCCGGGAGGTCCAACGAGCAAAATATTATGCATCCCGGCAGCAGCGATCATGAGCGCCCGTTTGGCATGATGCTGCCCAAGAACGTCGGCGTAGTCATCGCGTAATGCTGCGGATGCGGCATGTTGTCCGAAATCCATTGGCCCCGTGCCATTGGCAGGAGATTCGAGATGCGCATAGTTATGCAGCTCCACCGGACCTGCGTCCGGCGTGGTTCCTCTGCCTTCGGAACCGGGCTCATGTGCATTCGGAGCGATATGCTGAAGATGCCGAATACCATGCACCTGTATTCCGCTGATCAGCGAGCCTTCCGCAAGATTATCGGCAGGCAGGATCACGGAGGTAAAGCCTTGCCGTTTGGCCAGATCAACCATGGCGAGCACGCCGGGAACGGGCCTGACCGATCCGTCCAGAGCCAGCTCGCCCACAATTAATGTTCGTTCTTCTGCTGGAAGCACCAATTGTCCGCTGGTTACGAGAAGGGCGATGGCAATCGCGAGGTCGAACGAGGAGCCTTCCTTGCGAAGGTCCGCCGGCGCCAGATTGATGGTGATGCGCTGCAACGGATACTGGTACCCGCAGTTTTTGATGGCGGCACGAACCCGTTCGACAGCCTCGCGGATCGCCGAGTCCGGCAAACCTATAATCGCGGTAAGCGGCAGGCCGTTGGACAAGTCTGTCTCCACTTCGATGAGCATCCCGTCGATGCCGTACAGACAGGCGCTGTGCAATTTTCCGTACATAAAAAGAAACACCCCATTTCGTGTGTTGGCTGCGCATAAAGCGGCCGATTCGCGAATGAAGGTGCTTCCTAATCATCTATTAAGCATTGTATATAAAAGGAAACCGAGCGTCAACTCCGATTCGGAACCATACTGCGGATCAATCCGGCCGGTTTCCTGAACAGCCGTACATTTCGTATTTCCGTATTCGCAAAAAGAGTAGGCCGGCGAGCAAGATTCCGGGCATATCCTTTGAAATGGTTATTACAGTACGTTCAACTCAACGTCGATGTTGCCCCGTGTAGCCCGGGAATAAGGACATGCTTGATGTGCCGCCTCGACCAGCTTCTCCGCAGTGGCTTTGTCCACGCCTTTTGCCAGTACGTCCAGCGTAACCGCGATGCCAAAACCGCCGTCCTCGACTTTGCCGAAATGAACGGTAGCCGTTACCTCGGAGCCTTCCAGCTTGATTTTTTGCATGCGTGCAACCATGTTGAGCGCACTATCGAAACAAGCCGCGTAACCTGCTGCAAACAGCTGCTCCGGGTTAGTGCCTTCTCCGCCGGCACCGCCCATTTCTTTCGGTGTACGGACATCCAAGCGCAGCTCAGGAACGGAGGACTCGACGTAGCCATTGCGGCCGCCTACTGCTTTCACTGTGGTTTCATACATTTTTTGTTGGATCGTCATCATGATATATCGCTCCCTGTTTTATTATTATATTTTACACAATTCAATTTATCACAATTAAATAGAAAAGTAAAATAATTTGTGTTCAATTATTCTGTTTTATTTTTAATTTGTGATAATATAGAGGTTAGATTCCTGAATCATGTAACACGATTGTTAGGAATGAATGTTTATATAGGCAGGTGAGAGCAACGGATGCAGGAAGACGTTTTGAAGCTGGATAACCAATTATGTTTTGCGATATATGCTTGTTCACGCGAAATTACAAAGATGTATCAGCCTTATCTCGAAGAGCTTGGCGTAACCTATTCGCAATATCTTGTCATGCTCGTGTTGTGGGAGCGCGGAGAATGTACGGTGAAAGAGATCGGCGAGGCGCTGTATCTGGATTCGGGGACGTTGACCCCTTTGCTGAAACGATTGCAATCGGCCGGCCTCATCCATCGTGAACGTTCCGCACAGGATGAACGCAAGGTGCTGATTACGCTGACAGACCCGGGCCGGGAGCTTCGTCAAAAAGCTTTGATGATCCCGGCTTCCATCCAGGGCGATGCTTGCTTGAACAACGCCGAATTTCAGACGTTGCTTGATCAATTCAAGGGGCTGCTTCAAAGGGTGCACGAGACGAACATGAAAGAAGCAAAAAAATAAAGCATCATCCATGACCAAGAAGAGCCTTCGGTAAAAAACCGGAGGTTTTCCAGTTTTATCCAAGTATTCACATTGCGGAATCAAATCCATATCAAAATGCTGTCTATTCACAGCCACATTTTTAAGGAAAGCGTTTTAAAAACATGTTACAATGGACTGGGTTTAAGTAAAAAAAGTCAACAATTGTCTTTTGTTCGTCATCATAACCCGCCTTGTTGCAGTCATGTTGATAGGAGGATTCGAGAATGAATATCCATGAATATCAAGGAAAAGAAGTACTGAAACAGTATGGAGTTGCCGTACCCAACGGGAAGGTTGCTTATACAGTCGATGAAGCGGTTGAAGCCGCAGAGGCACTGGGCAGTCCGGTGACTGTAGTCAAAGCGCAAATTCACGCCGGAGGCCGCGGAAAAGCAGGCGGCGTAAAGGTAGCGAAAAGCACGGATGAAGTTCGTGCCTATGCATCCGAGATTTTGGGGAAAGTGCTGGTTACTCACCAGACTGGACCGGAAGGCAAGGAAGTCAAACGCCTTTTGATCGAAGAGGGCTGCGATATCCGCAAAGAGTATTACGTCGGGGTAGTTGTAGACCGGGCCACAGGACGCGTCGTTATGATGGCATCCGAAGAAGGCGGTACCGAGATTGAAGAAGTGGCGGCGGCAACGCCGGAGAAAATCTTCAAAGAAGTGATCGATCCTGCCATCGGATTGCAGGTCTTCCAGGCACGCAAGCTGGCATACAGCATCGGCATCCCGAATGAGCTGGTTAATAAAGCCGTGAAGTTCATGGTTGCGTTGTACACAGCATTTGTCGAAAAAGATTGTTCCATTGCAGAGATCAATCCGCTCGTTGTTACGGGAGATGGAAACGTTATCGCATTGGACGCGAAGTTGAATTTCGATTCCAACGCATTGTTCCGCCACAAGGATATTCAGGAACTGCGCGACTTGGACGAAGAAGACGAGAAGGAAATCGAGGCTTCCAAATATGATCTCAGCTACATAGCGCTGGATGGCAACATCGGCTGTATGGTAAATGGCGCGGGACTGGCGATGGCGACGATGGACATTATCAAATATTACGGCGGAGACCCGGCCAACTTCCTGGACGTTGGTGGCGGCGCAACGACGGAGAAAGTCACCGAAGCGTTTAAGATCATTCTGTCCGATGCCAAGGTCGAAGGTATTTTCGTTAACATTTTCGGCGGGATCATGCGCTGTGACGT contains the following coding sequences:
- a CDS encoding ribonuclease HII, translating into MTENMEFDELIHQHARTEPAHNDADSDSTDLLFYEREYWASGFEHIAGIDEVGRGCLFGDVVTAAVILPLGLILEGVNDSKKLSEKKRDALYEIIMENAVSVGVGFVDAETIDRINIKQATRLAMKRAVDALDQTPDYLLVDAEKVDVQIPQLSIVKGDANSQSIAAASIIAKVTRDRLCQGEWNRLYPDYGLAVHKGYATKFHREQIMLLGATPMHRRSFLGNLIGEQPTLF
- a CDS encoding YifB family Mg chelatase-like AAA ATPase; translated protein: MYGKLHSACLYGIDGMLIEVETDLSNGLPLTAIIGLPDSAIREAVERVRAAIKNCGYQYPLQRITINLAPADLRKEGSSFDLAIAIALLVTSGQLVLPAEERTLIVGELALDGSVRPVPGVLAMVDLAKRQGFTSVILPADNLAEGSLISGIQVHGIRHLQHIAPNAHEPGSEGRGTTPDAGPVELHNYAHLESPANGTGPMDFGQHAASAALRDDYADVLGQHHAKRALMIAAAGMHNILLVGPPGTGKTMLIKRLPTILPPLSDEEALEVTKILSAAGKLKEAASGLVTERPYRSPHHTISTSGLIGGSGIPKPGEVSLAHRGILFLDELPEFHRQVLEVLRQPLEDHKVTISRARAAFTFPAQFMLACSMNPCPCGYLTARGEEQRCICPPSRVAAYRAKISGPLLDRIDLQIEVPPPGEWKHSAPSPTSAEMQANVVRAHQIQAKRYAGSGIRWNSQLSGRLLRRSVRLPEEAEQLLQHTLQALHLSMRAHDRIIKMAQTIADLDHEGVILTAHVAEAIQYRQLDMNLF
- a CDS encoding organic hydroperoxide resistance protein, which encodes MMTIQQKMYETTVKAVGGRNGYVESSVPELRLDVRTPKEMGGAGGEGTNPEQLFAAGYAACFDSALNMVARMQKIKLEGSEVTATVHFGKVEDGGFGIAVTLDVLAKGVDKATAEKLVEAAHQACPYSRATRGNIDVELNVL
- a CDS encoding DNA ligase, which encodes MNISSMIRGILGDSKPGNAKPLELKEGQVVRGSVVSVSEDGGDAVLQIQGVQVRAKLETPLRAGETTLLQVQPPGENGMTVMKPLAGSLSELPQASMNQLLQDVGLPDTKGNRELLIAMQRSGLPLTKDNVTLVQNMLAAKPAQVPAEEWVQATGIAFQRGLPVTAETVKGLHQAVFGPPLHQLLSGLTEQLESMLSQMSGKTPGKNGEANGKVVAPTTAAPMTGSAEAADNGTAAGGSRAAGGPAAAAQQAGAAPAGAATTVNGAGEAPAAAAKPGTQPGVPGTEAGGAKAGTVAGGTENAGKGGIPAGTGIPGSSPQDMDADSPGLGRPAGTGTAGEAAGRVIDGQAGAAGRAAGRGEGPAAAGAGPVSPAAAQAAPAAPTAAELAPRLLALLDALRGASTAAPAQPGAASQAAPAAQQGGQAAAAAGGSPQPVPAGADAPPAGPAAAPAGAAAGHAPVTHEGDPWVGRVLKLLGAEHEQQAVHGAAAQARAGEAASPAGADSLKGLLLQLASSDGAPAALKDAAVQAVQYLTGQQLLLTTDRNSTFAQMHWFIPIIGPDGEETASVQIQSRRGQRGELDAANCRLWFDLNMKNLGPTLVDVQVVNHIVSLRVLNDREGMGPLLEGGRQLIHQALDQLGYQLLSFRTEPWPADKEPGGERKISASDYSPDRYKGVDVKI
- the sucC gene encoding ADP-forming succinate--CoA ligase subunit beta, which translates into the protein MNIHEYQGKEVLKQYGVAVPNGKVAYTVDEAVEAAEALGSPVTVVKAQIHAGGRGKAGGVKVAKSTDEVRAYASEILGKVLVTHQTGPEGKEVKRLLIEEGCDIRKEYYVGVVVDRATGRVVMMASEEGGTEIEEVAAATPEKIFKEVIDPAIGLQVFQARKLAYSIGIPNELVNKAVKFMVALYTAFVEKDCSIAEINPLVVTGDGNVIALDAKLNFDSNALFRHKDIQELRDLDEEDEKEIEASKYDLSYIALDGNIGCMVNGAGLAMATMDIIKYYGGDPANFLDVGGGATTEKVTEAFKIILSDAKVEGIFVNIFGGIMRCDVIANGVVEAAKQLGLTKPLVVRLEGTNVELGKRILGESGLNIVPADSMADGAQKIVALVK
- the ylqF gene encoding ribosome biogenesis GTPase YlqF, yielding MTIQWFPGHMTRARRQIQDKLKLIDVVIELLDARLPVSSRNPMIDEILQGKPRMILLNKADLADPKVTQEWIAYFKEEGITAFPVDASTGTNVKDIPAQARLLLKEKIERQLAKGMNPRAIRALIVGIPNVGKSTLINRLAGRNIAATGDRPGVTKGQQWIKVGKEMELLDTPGILWPKFEDQNVGYRLAVTGAIKEEILNAEDIAFFAIGYLMRYYWEALEERFDLQEFSRNADESDDVIAIMEQVGRKRGCIVSGGRVDLEKASRTFLRELRAGKMGRYSMEAPY
- a CDS encoding nitroreductase: MNHSIQTHNVVRETIQNRRTVKKFKQEAVPTSTIVELLDTAVWAPNHKLREPWRFVLFNGEGKQKLADAIDAEMGEDNKFSANIKQVPAVLLVVLKEDPRQNVWDEDFAAVSALVQNFMLAAWSEEIGTFWVTKPFLYAPKFRELLDIEPGEKIIGMVYLGYPEVIPPARERTPAKEKLTLFE
- a CDS encoding EscU/YscU/HrcU family type III secretion system export apparatus switch protein, which codes for MKDEVQPTGLSKKAVALKYIPGETDAPVVVAKGRGKVAEAILEKAKENGVPVQEDAALVEVLSKLDLDEQIPAELYQLVAEILTYIYRADRMASAQEDGDAW
- a CDS encoding MarR family transcriptional regulator, which translates into the protein MQEDVLKLDNQLCFAIYACSREITKMYQPYLEELGVTYSQYLVMLVLWERGECTVKEIGEALYLDSGTLTPLLKRLQSAGLIHRERSAQDERKVLITLTDPGRELRQKALMIPASIQGDACLNNAEFQTLLDQFKGLLQRVHETNMKEAKK
- a CDS encoding YraN family protein gives rise to the protein MVNDKSNPSKAIRLTRQQKGRIGEEAALAWLKEQGYLILERNWRCRSGEIDIIAQMDGLVIFVEVRSRSHVSKFGTPLESVDARKMQQVRSTAAVYLQSRETASQPQVRFDVVAVMLDHRGTTVSVNHIVNAF